From the Lathyrus oleraceus cultivar Zhongwan6 chromosome 3, CAAS_Psat_ZW6_1.0, whole genome shotgun sequence genome, the window cattgagtcgtctatagttatgtgatcattggatgcatgtattgatgtggatgcgatgtacgtttgaaatgtgtgagatgattgttggttaatatGATTGACGTGatgtgatgaattcttaaattgtgttttaattcattgtgccttattatgctatttcataatgatttgaattctcaccctttctgtttgaatgttacctttacatggatatcgtgcagatactacagagtagtattgctggagtaggtggacgatagctcgctcaagattagctggatagtttccgtatttagtttgaaattaggtaatgagtcaatgctctggtcatgtaacactgggtagattagtggtattgaactcatatattattttgatatgctttatgtcattaattgttttattttattggaagtgattattgagacatgatcatggtatgggacatggatcatattatgaaatacatgagtattctttattttccgctgcgaacgcacattgcttgaatattcatgatgaaATGTGTTACTCAAATggccaggtgtattgttggtttttgaaagttttaagtttcgaaaacgtcgatgtgacgcccttttctttatatgcgtgcttatttactctgattatctgctaaataatttggggtagaaaaaggggtgttacatcatggatcatggataaggagttatcaagtcttaaacataggtatgaatattaagagtaatatttatattggattgacccgctatgagagtactatatagaatgttatgcaaagtgtcataagttattctcatggtgataatggtgtataccacccttcgacctgaaaccactatggaccctagatatagagtcgagtgccttattgctgatcaaacattgtccgtaactggatgaccataaagacaattgatgggtactctacgaagcatgctaagggacatgattgacctagatggaatttgcccatcctgcataacatgataaatgtctatggcccaatattgaactggacaaggatgacacgatctatgccttgtgttcaatatagacataagggcaaaagggtaattgtacatataagtattatcacaaaaggatttgtcagatcatatgacattttcgtgtcttgggtagcagtgatgtgttgctagataccgctcactgtttattatgttaaatacgtgatttaatataattgtcaatgccgcgaaaacctacagggtcacacacaaaaggacggattgatgagagataaagtaactaaggaataacgtaatgtacggtgcccttaagtgaattgtagaacatcgtaaggtacggtgtacttaagtagaatacgaaatatggtaaggtaccacacgcttaagtgattttggcatattataagatatgggccacatacacttgagtgggctttttagcttgcagcccacaagtggttctataaatagaacccttgtgtagaagcatttgtgcaattgcaatttcgtttctctctctctctctcactcaaagccttcattcgtagcagctagcactgagattgaaggaatccgttcgtgtggactgagtagaggcgttgtcatcgttcaacattcgtgatcgctccgtagatctgcatccaaggttacaatcgccacaagaggtaacaattctatcactgatcatgcccatttgtaaggatcactaaaggagaaattttaaattccgttgcgttttggatcgcccttctccttcagtcATCCAAAACACTTATAAATTCAAACCTTTCTgcaaataaaaaatgaaagaaaaagaCTGCCCTGGTGAAAGGTCCAATCATAGTCCCGAACACTAAGCCTAATTTGTAATATCTTGCAAGCTCAGGTGTTTGTCTTTCATtcaaaatatttataaatatttgaACCTTTTCATAAACAAATTGAACGAAAAAGACTATTTGGGTGAAAGGTCTAGTCATAGTCCCGAACATTAAGCCTAAGTTATAATAGCTTGCAAGCTCAAGTGTTTGTCTTTCATTTAAAACACTTATAAATATTCAAACCTTTTCGCAAacaaattgaaaaaaaaaagcTACCTTGGTGAAAGGTTCAGTCATAGTCCCGAGTTTTAGACCGAAGTGGTAATCGCTtgtaagtcataaatattcgtcttccaAACCGTAAAACATACCCAAACAAATCAAACCTATTATCTCGCCTCGTGCGatcaaaaatttatttttagAAACGAGTATGATTTATCCATTCCGACGTGACAAAAACAAAGACTTCAGTCTCCAAGAGCGAGCAACAAGCAAAAGTTTAATCACTCGAAATGTCTAAAGCAAAACTCTTTAAAAGCAATCAAACAACACCTAGTTTTCTAAACATaactacgtagctttgaattcctcattgtacCTGAGGATACATAAGAGCGAGATCCGCAATCTCGccaagcaccctaataaaaacctttttTTGTGACccatttattttccttttttaCTCTTTTACCATtcgaagaaaacaattaacaATAACTAACATTCAATCCCAAGTTTATATaaaaggttcccattgagtacaacagacgtgaaAGGTGATAATACATTCCTCTTGCGTAATCCATAATCGAACGTGAATATGGTTGCGGCGACCATTTTCTCTTTCTcttaagggttttatcgatattttacCTTTCCTTcctaaaaataaataaagttaTGTGGCGACTCTATTCGAATCATTTTTTTTGCAAACGCACAAACACCCCGCGAAGGATCGTATTTTTTAGATGTAATAGTAACCATCTATTACCATATCCCATAGATCTGTATCACAACATATGAAGAAAATTTCGATTTTATCTTTCCAATATTCgaacttttctccatcaaagattaGAAGTTTTGCAGAATAATGATATTTATCATTGTTTGCATGTGCCATTTTATGTTTTAAAATATGGATCTCTATCTAACATAGTTAAGTGTTTGACACAAAGTAGTCAATATAAGAACTAaagctctgatgccaattgaaggttTAAGAACACAAAAAGGGGGGAATTAAATTGGGTTTCAAATATGACAATTTTTCGTTATCCAAAAAACGATAACAACAATGATCAAAATGACAAGatatttttatcctggttcaccATTAACGAGGTTAATCCAGTCCACTTACCAGAGTGATTTTTCCTTCTCAACAGAACTTAATCCAACAATTAAACTGATTGCAATCTCAAAAACTATCTGTTAATGACTTCTTAAAGATTATGACTAAACTTAGTCCTGTAAGGAATTTCAACTCAAAGACTAATCATCAATGACTTCTTGAGGCTCTGACTATACCCTAGTCCCTCAAGGAATTTAACAACTATTAAATACAAGATTTGTGTTTACAAAATTGTTATTAAATAAGCAGAATACACACAATGAAATTCAGATTTTACACTTAAGAATATATGAAATGAAGTTGTAAGTGTTTAATTAGAGAGTATAGAGGTGTATTAGTAAAAGATGGAGGTGATGAAAGAAAGAAGAGTAGTTAGAGGCCCATGAGTGATGTGAGTAGAAAAGGAGAAAGATACTGATTCTATTCCATTGAGCATTCACAACGTTATCCTCTTTCTCTTCTCTGTGGTTTCCTTCCTATATCCCACCATTACCAAACGCGCAAACACACATACATATGATATATTCTCAGATGCTGCTGCTGCTTTCTGCTTCCTTTTTCTAATTTCATTCTCCCCATGCCTTTGATTGGTACGATTCTATTTTCTTTAATTCTGTGTTAGAATTATGCATATCAGTTTATGATTGTTTTTTTTGTTTGCAGAGATAAGAAATGCACATTTACTGACGGCTCCATTGCCATATTACTATCATGTCAAACACTCTCAAATTTCCGGCTGGAATTGGAATTTATTTCGAAAACACAAGTTCAACGTTCCACGCCCTAGGTTACCCTTCCTCATCAAAGCCGTCGCCGCCGCCGCCACCACCATTGTTCAACCGCACAATCACCAACCCGGAATTATGCTCGATTTATCTGAAAAACCAGTCGACGAGAGGGAGAAGTTGAGAAGATCGAGGATTTCTAAAGCTAATAAAGGAAACACTCCATGGAACAAAGGAAGAAAACATTCTCCCGGTAACTATAACTATTCTCTCTTCATTTACTCACTATTCAAAACCTTaccctttttcctttttcataTTCCACCAGAAACTTTGCACAAGATCAAGGAAAGAACACGCATCGCAATGCAGAATCCTAAGGTGATGTCATGTAAGCATATTTTTTAACATTCACTTTAGGCATAGTAACCAGACTAGAAATAGATTAATAACAATTATTCAATAAAATTTTGGAATTCTTTTCTTTCTCTTCCTAACTAATTCCTTAATATAATTTGGCAATGCAGATCAAAATGAAGTTAACTAATCTTGGACATGCGCAAACGTAACTAGAACCCTTTCCATCAATACATTTCTTATTTTTCAATGCGGCTTCTTTCTTTATTATTCCTTTTACCTTCTTCATTGATTTACACAGTAAAGAAACAAGACTCAAGATTGGTCTTGGAGTCAGAAAGCTATGGGAAAAGAGGCGTGGATGGAAGATGGCACAGGCGACTTGCTGCTTTGAGTGGCAAAATTTAATTGCAGAAGCATCCAGGCAAGGCTTTATTGGTCAGGAAGAGCTGCAATGGAATTCCTATGAAACGTTGGATGATCAGCTTAAGCGGGACTGGTTCCAGACTCTTGAACAGAGGAAACTAATGGCAAGGGGACCACCATGCAACAGAGCACCCAAGTCCCCTGAACAGAAAAAGAAAATTGCACAAGCCATTGCTGCAAAATGGGCCGATCCCGTAAGTCTTTATCTTAGCATCGCCTATTTAGTTTGTTGACGCATCTTCAATGTTTAATGTCTGGAAATTATTCACAGTTAGTTAGATAGCATTATCAATTGAAATTATTCACAGTTAGTTAGATAGCATTATCAATTGAAATTATTCACAGTTAGTTAGATAGCATTATCAATTTTGTCTCTAAAGGAAGTATTTCGTTTAAATTTGTTATGTACCGATAATAACATATGTATTAAGGTTTTCTTATTATTCCTGTTTTCAAGCTCTGTAAAACAATGGTGAAAACAACTTTTTTCCTGTTATATCAGGATTACCGTGAAAGAGTTGTCTCTGCATTGGCCAAGTATCATCTTTCTGCTGAAAAGAAACCTAGAGCAAGGCCAATTTATAGTGCACAAACCCCCAGGAAGAAGAAACCCATTGCAAAAAAAGATTCTGATAATAGCATTCTTGTAAAGAGTTCCTCCAAAATTGTTCAGCCGATCAAGTTGAGAAAAACAAAATCCCCTGCCTATAAGGATCCTTTGGTGAATTCCAAGCTTGAGATGATAAAGAACATTAGAGCGCAGAGAGCTTCCGTGGATACCAGACAAACTCAGGCCATTCAACAAGCAAGGTAGAACCTTTTTTTTTACTAACACGGATCAGCGATATCATTTCCTTCTATTTTGATTAATTTCTTTAAAACTTTTATGTACATACACTGAAAATTGAAATTCTGTATATGAGGGACTTCTTTCGAAgcatattttcttttcttttgagaAAATGTTAACAACCTCTTTTGTTTCTATGATCGGATGCACTGATGCGCAGACTATTGATTGCTGAAGCTGAGAAAGCTGCCAAGGCACTTGAGGTTGCTGCGGCAACAAGTCCTATTGCTCGGTCTTCTCTAATAGAAACAAGAAAGCTTATAGCTGAAGCTATTGAATCACTTGAATCTATTGATACACAAAAGACAGACGACTGTAATGTCCCTTTGGAGGTCAATAAGGAAAACGAATCAACATTTGAAGTTGGAAACCATTCACAAATGAGTCGTGTAAACGGACACACAACAGTTTACAAGTTGGCTGAAGATTTTGGTTATCTTTCTCTGGGGAGGCCAGTGAATGGTGATCCAGAACTTCACCTAACCAATGGTTGTGCCTTCTTACCTTTCAGTTTGAATAGCCAGATAAACCAATATAGGTCATCCAATCAGGAAAAGGAAACAGATGATTCTCCAACGGAAGATGAAACACAATCAAGATCAACTATAGCAACAAAAAAGTGGGTTCGCGGAAGGCTTGTTGAAGTGAGTGAAGAGAAACAGTAAAATGTTTTCAAACATGTTATATAGATCACCCCAATTGTCCTTGTTTAACAGAGTGATCAACCAAAACCAAATGATTTATCAGCCAACCAAGTGTAGGCAGATAGAGAGATGGAGAGTAAAATAGCATTATAGCTAAAGAGAGAATGTACTTAAGTTAGTTTATAGAATCATCTACTTCATTTGATCTTGTTACATTAAACTATGAATTAATTAATCATATTATTATGTTACATTTATAGCGGTTATTATTCTAGAAAGGCACGGTTTGGTTTCATAATTTTATTTGAGCAATTGAAGGTTTTACAAAATAATGAAGTGGAAATGAAAAAACATTTTAGGGACAATGAATGACATAGTAGTCTATGATTAAGGTGAATCATATTTGGTTAAGTAGGAGTGTATAGTCTTTTCAATATGTATCCTCTTGGCTTCTTTGTCTTGTTTGGCTTTCTCGATATCTTTTTTTACTTGCTCCTTCTGCACATAATTTAACACTCATCAGATGTTTGTCATGATCAAGATACATAAATTAATAAAGAAAATGGTTAGGATATGAATAAGGTACGTGGAGGATATCAGGAAGAGGTGGCTTAACACCATGAACAGCAGCTCGGTCGGAGGTCTTTGTTGTGACAGACATGGAATGTGGAACACCAATTCCAACACTGGTGTTGTTTCTGTAATTGCTACTTAACCACCTCCACTTTCTGCCAACTGATAATATGTGTCTTGTCATCTCCATGTAAATTAGTTGCTGGATCAATTGTAAATTTCCCCTTAGTACTAGTACGTGTTTATTTGGATTCTCAAATCTAATCTCACCACACCAGTATCCTCTGGACTCTTCCAACTTTCAACGTGGCATTAATGTACCGTTATTACGTGTCTCTATTCTACCACTCTAGAACCAACTAGGGTGGCAAAACCCTATTTAAGCTGGCTTTGTAAAAGTCTGAAAAATTGAACGGATCGAATTTATTTGGAGATGCAAATCTAAAATTTTGATGAGTGAATCGTAGGTATTGAATCTTTTAGgattttaaaattatatataattgTTTGTGTTTataaaaatc encodes:
- the LOC127132033 gene encoding uncharacterized protein LOC127132033; protein product: MPLIEIRNAHLLTAPLPYYYHVKHSQISGWNWNLFRKHKFNVPRPRLPFLIKAVAAAATTIVQPHNHQPGIMLDLSEKPVDEREKLRRSRISKANKGNTPWNKGRKHSPETLHKIKERTRIAMQNPKIKMKLTNLGHAQTKETRLKIGLGVRKLWEKRRGWKMAQATCCFEWQNLIAEASRQGFIGQEELQWNSYETLDDQLKRDWFQTLEQRKLMARGPPCNRAPKSPEQKKKIAQAIAAKWADPDYRERVVSALAKYHLSAEKKPRARPIYSAQTPRKKKPIAKKDSDNSILVKSSSKIVQPIKLRKTKSPAYKDPLVNSKLEMIKNIRAQRASVDTRQTQAIQQARLLIAEAEKAAKALEVAAATSPIARSSLIETRKLIAEAIESLESIDTQKTDDCNVPLEVNKENESTFEVGNHSQMSRVNGHTTVYKLAEDFGYLSLGRPVNGDPELHLTNGCAFLPFSLNSQINQYRSSNQEKETDDSPTEDETQSRSTIATKKWVRGRLVEVSEEKQ